Within the Bacteroidia bacterium genome, the region AGGCAATCATAGCGGAGCAAAATAAGAAACTGGAACTTGCCTCCACGCTGCCTGATTTTAAGGTGGGTTATTTTAATCAATCCATTATCGGCTTTCAGAATGTGAATGGAAGCGATGTTTACTTTGATGCTAGCAAGCGATTTACAGGGTTCAATGTTGGTGTGAGCATACCGCTTACCTTCTTCAGTAATTCTGCGAAAATTAAATCCCTTTCGCTTCAGCAGCAGTCGCTCCAGTTGAATGCCGACAATGCCAAACTACTCTTACAATCACAGCTTCAGTCTGCTTTTCAGCAGTACAATCAGAATCTTGCCCAATACAATTACTATAAAACCACCGCACTTTCTAATGCTGAAACCATCGTTAAAACGGCAGAAATTGGTTTTAAGAGTGGTAGCATTAATTACATCGAATACCTCACGGCTTTGCAGACGGCAACTGATGTACAGTTGGGTTACTTGCAAAGTATCAATCAGCTCAATCAATCGGTTATCAACATCAACTTCTTAACGAACAAATAAAAAATAATTCTATGAAAAAGTATATCATCTTATCGCTCGCATCATTAGCCCTGCTCTTTTCATCCTGTGGAAATTCCTCCAGTTCTGAGCATGAATCTGAAGGAGAACATCACGAGGAACATGAAAACAGCAATGTAGCCACATTAACTCCGGCACAAATGAAATCCATAGGCATGGAGCTGGGTGTAATTGAAAAGAAGCAGCTCACCGCCTCGCTGAAAGCAAACGGAATTTTGAAAGTGCCTAATCAGAATAAGGCAAATGCAACTGCCTTGCTTGGAGGAGTTATAAAATCCATATTAGTGCAAACGGGAAATACCATTTCTAAAGGACAGGTGATTGCAACAATCGCAAACACTTCATTTATCTCGATGCAGGAGGAGTTTTTAACCATTTCAGCAAAAACAGTTTTAGCCGAAACAGAATTCACAAGGCAAAAAGAGTTACAGCAAGGCAACGCAACCGCCCTCAAAACCCTTCAGACTGCCGAAGCCGAATTAAAAGCATTGAAGGCACAAAAGTCTAGCTTGCAAAAGCAGTTGGAACTTGTTGGAATCAATACGGAAAATCTTAGCGCTGAAAATATGCAATCCGTAATAAACATAACAAGCCCCATCAGCGGCTCTGTAAGCAATGTCATAGTGAATATCGGAAGTTTTGTAGATGCCAACACTCCTATTGCGGAAATAGTGGATAATACACAGTTGCACCTTGACCTGTATGTGTACGAAAAGGATTTGAGCAAACTTTCCGCAGGACAAACCATTCATTTTACTCTAACTAACAACCCCGGCAAGGAATACGATGCCAAGATATACGCTATCAGCAACACTTTTGAGCAAAATACAAAAGCCATTGCAGTACACGCTACCGTTGAAGGAGACAAGTCCGGTTTGATTGACGGAATGAGCATTACTGCATTAGTCAGTCTCGAAAACGCGACTGTTGATGCAGTTCCGACAGATGCTATCGTGAATTTTCAGGGGCAGGATTATATTTTTGTTGTTACGGATAAGCATACAGAGGAAGAACACCACAAAGAAGGAGATGGGGAAAATCATGATGAGCATGGTCATAAACACGATTCGGATGAAAAAAAGGACAGCACACAAGTTGATGAAGGAGAAATATCTTTTGAGCGCATTCCTGTAAAGAAAGGGACAACGGATGTTGGGTATTCTGAAATCACCTTGCTCAAAGAAATTCCTGCAAACAGCAAAGTGGTTGTAAATGGGGCGTTTTTCATCTTAGCCAAAATGAATAATAAAGGTGAAGGTCATGCACATTAAAAATCAATAGCAATATATATAACTTTAAAACAAATATAAATGAAAAAGCTGCTTCCAATTTTATTATTGCTTAATTCCTTTTCGAGTTTTGGGCAAACTGAAACAAAAATTTCTAAGGATTCATTACCCTTACAGGTGCAAGAACAATTTTCAAAAAAGTATAAGGGCTATTCCATCTTAAAGGTGATTAAAGCCATAGATAAAATCGGGATAGTAACCTATAAGTTGGAAGCACGAAAGGAAAAAAGCGCAAATGGTGCAACAACTGTGACCATTTATTATTTGACTTACGATATGCAAGGAAAACTGGTATCAAAAATAAAGGACAAGGAAATTTACTATACCGATTCACCGCCAAAGAAGCAACCTACACAGCATCAAAGTGGAGACGGGCACAAGCATTAATAAATAAAAAATTGACCTTTAAAGCAACAAAATAATAACTATCAAAACTAAAAACCATGAAAACAGCAATTAAAATTCTATCAGCGATTCTTGTACTCATAATTATTTCATCTTGCAAAAAGAACGGAATAGGCGGTGATGCTACCGTAGCTGCTATTACCAAACATCACGACAGACTTATTCCTTTCTCAACGATTTATATTAAATACGGTGCAAAGGAGTTTCCGGGAGAAGATATAAGCAAGTATGATGCGAATCAGCAAACGGACGCAGAAGGACACACTCATTTTAAAGAATTGCGTCCGGGCAATTATTATTTCTATGGAGTAGGTTATGACAGCGTTGCACAGGCAATTGTAAAAGGTGGAGTACATCTTAAAATAAAATGGAGTGAGCGCAAAAAAGAAATAGAGCAGGATGTCGCTATTACAGAGTAAACTTATTATTTCTTAATACGAAATTAAATGAGAGCAAAATATTTCTATTTCTCAATCATGCTTCTTTGCTTTGCGATTATTATCGTGAATTCCTGTACAAAAGACAGGGGCGAACTCGATTTCTCCTCAAAAGGTTTTCCTCAAGAAGTTGGAGAAATCATTGTGAAAAAATGTGCCACTTCAGGATGTCATGATGATATAAGTAAAGAAGCAACGGGCGGATTATCATTGGAGACATGGGATAAGATGTTTAAGGGTAGCAGAGCGGGTGCGGTTGTTATTCCGTACCGCCCCGATTTCAGCACATTGATTTACTATACAAATTCCTTCAATGAATTTGGCACGATACAACTCACGCCCAAAATGCCCGTAGGCAACTCAGCTCTAACCTATGATGAAATGAAAATATTATACGATTGGGTTATTGCAGGTGCTCCCAATGCAGATGGTTTTGTAAAATTTTCAGACAATCCTAACCGAAAAAAATTCTATGCGGGCAATCAGGGCTGTGATGAGGTTACTGTGTTTGATGCACAGAGTATGCTTGCTATGCGCTATGCAAAAGTTGGTGCAACAGGCAATACAGAAGCTCCTCACATGGTCAAAGTTGCCCCAAACAACCAGTTTTGGTGCGCCTCTTACTTGGGAGGATCTTATTTTCAGAAGTTCAGCGTAAGTGATAATTCTTTGCTCGGTCAGGTAAACATTACCGCTGGTTCATGGAATACATTTGCAATTTCATCTAATTCACAAACTGCTTATGTGGTAGATTGGAGCGGAGGCAGGTTTGCAATAGTAAATTTAAGCGCTATGACTGCACAACTTATTACGGGATTTGTTTTCCCTCATGGCTCTGCATTAAATGCGTCAAGCGATACACTGTACCTTACCGCGCAAACAGGAAATTTTGTTTACAAAATACCTGTAAATGATATTGGAAATTATGAAGAGAAAAGCATGGATGGCAATCCTCCAATGGTGGGCAATTCACTTAATATTCACGAAATTCTCTTCAGCCCTGATAATTCAAAGTATTTTATTACTTGTCAAATGACAAACGAAATTCGAGTTATTAAAAAATCAAATGACAATGTGTTGTCGGTTATTCCTGTCGGTGTATATCCACAAGAAATGGGCGTTTCAACAATTTATCCATATTTATTTGTCAGTTGCACAGAAGATAATCTGACTTTCCCCGGAAAAACAGGTTCAGTCTATGTGATAAATTACAACACTAATTCAGTGGTTGCCACCATTTATGCAGGGCATCAGTCGCATGGTGTGGCAGTAGATGATGTAAATAAAAGAGTCTATATAACCAACAGAAATGTTACAAATGGCGGACCCGCACCGCATCACTCCTCAGTTTGTGGCGGACGTAACGGATATGTAACCGCAATTGATATGAATACTTTACAGCTTATTCAGGGGTATAAAGCAGAAGTCTCCGTTGACCCCTACGGAGCTGGAATAACACATTAAAAATAATTATCAATCATAAACCACTAAAACAATTCAAAATGAAAAAGCTCACATTAATTCTTATGCTCATTGGAGCAGTTGCATTCGGAACCTCCGGATGCGGAAACAACAACACAGAATCAGAAACAAAACATAAAGAGGGTGATGGTCACAATCATGAAAAGGATGATACCACTCACAAAGAAGGAGACGGGCACAAGCATTAAAAATATGGGCGGAGACCTGATTTCTTTTTCCCGATAAAAAGGGATTTTCATAGTCAGGTTCTCTTGCCCGCCAAATTACATTTAACATGAGTAAATCTTCAAGTATATTAAACGCAAGAATGGATGTGCTTGAAAAGCAATTATTTCCAATCCTTGCAGAGGCAAGAAAACTATATGAACAAATTAAACTTATTGATATAAAGAAGCTCAATGCGCCAAATGTTAAGATTGCAACTATTCAGGATGAAATTTCCGCATTGGAGTTAAAGATGAAGCAAATTAAGGAGAAGGCTGACCCTATTGAATGGGAAGTCAATGATATTAAACAAAGAGCCATGAATATTGAAAGTAGAATAAAAACATTGTTGTTCCGAATAGCACGGGCTAGAAAGCATACGCATACTATTTTGTTAAAGGTTATGGGAATGGAAAAAAGAATGAAATCGGTGCGCCAAAAACTCTCTACCGCTGCACCCGGAAGCTCGCTTATCCAACATTATAAATTTTCGGTATCAAGATAACATGATTAATACAGACCCCAATCATAAACATACCTACAATGCTCAAGGCAAAATGATTTGTTGCACACTGGAAGAGAAAATAAATGCAAAAACCGAACATACCCACGAGGGGCATGATCACGGAACGGCAAAATCTATGGTTTGGAAGGAATATCTTCCTGCGGTTGTAAGTTTTATTTTGCTGACTGCTGGAATTATACTTGATAATTTCATTAAACCATACTTCTTTCAAAATAAAATCCCCCTGATTTGGTATTTGATCGCCTACATCCCTGTTGGGTTTCCTGTAATGAGAGATGCTGTAAAAGCCATTGCCAAAGGGGAATTTTTCACGGAATTTCTTCTGATGAGTATTGCAACAATCGGGGCATTTTTTATCGGGGAATATCCTGAAGGCGTTGCGGTAATGCTTTTCTATGCTGTTGGTGAATTAGTGCAATCAGCAGCGGTAAACCGAGCCAAGCGCAGCATAAAAGCATTGCTCGACATACGCCCGGATAAAGCGACTGTTTTGCGAAACGACACATTAACCGAGGTCAGTCCCGAAACGGTAAAGGTGGGGGAAATCATACAGATAAAAGCAGGTGAAAAAGCAGCATTAGATGGTATAATGCAATCGGCAGGAAGTTCCTTTAACACTGCTGCCCTCACAGGGGAAAGCAAGCCGGACACCATCAGGCAGGGAGAAACTGTTCTTGCGGGAATGATTAATCTTGAAAAAGTTGTTGAAATAAAAGTTTCAAAAGTGTTTTCTGAAAGTTCTCTTGCACGAATACTCGAATTGGTGCAAAATGCTGCACAACGCAAAGCCCCCACCGAGCAGTTCATCCGCAAGTTTGCAAAAATATACACTCCCATCGTTGTCTTTCTTGCCATAGGATTAACCTTCTTGCCTTATTTATTTGTTTCGGAATATATATTTAATGACTGGCTTTATCGGGCATTGATATTTCTCGTTATCTCCTGTCCCTGCGCTTTGGTAATTTCCATTCCGCTCGGTTATTTTGGCGGCATAGGAGCTGCTTCCCGAAATGGAATTTTATTTAAAGGAAGCAACTATCTTGACCTCATTACAAAGGTGAATACCCTTGTTGCTGATAAAACAGGAACACTTACCAAAGGCGTATTCAAAGTGCAAAAAGTGGCGGTAGCGAATGATTTTGATGAGAAGAAGTTTGTCTATCTCACGGCTGCTCTTGAATCAAAATCCTCCCATCCTATTGCTAAAGCAATAACAGAATATGCAGGTGAAGACTATAAAAAAATATCTGTTCAGGATATTGAAGAAATTGCTGGGCATGGATTAAAGGGAAAAGCAGACGGCATGGAAATTCTAGCGGGCAATCACAAGCTGCTCGACAAGTTCAACATTCTATATACCCTCAACCCTAAAAATATTGTAGATACGATTGTAATGGTTGCCATTAACGGACAATACAAGGGATTTATCACAGTTGCCGATGAATTAAAGGAGGACGCAAAAAAGGCTATTGATGACCTCCATCATATTGGGGTTAGTAATGTCATTGTACTTTCAGGGGATAAAAATTCCGTAACGCAAAAAATCGCTTCCCAGTTAAACATTGATACCGCTTTTGGCGAATTGTTGCCTGAGCAAAAAGTTGCGAAAGTAGAGGAGCTAAAGCAAGATAAGAGTAGGATTATTGCCTTTGCAGGTGATGGAATTAACGATGCCCCCGTACTTGCTCTGAGTGATGTTGGGATTGCAATGGGGGCATTAGGAAGTGATGCTGCCATTGAAACAGCCGATGTTGTAATACAAACCGATGAGCCGTCAAAGATTGCCACAGCAATTAAAATCGGGAAAGCAACTAACAAAATTGTATGGCAGAACATAGGGCTTGCTTTTGGAGTTAAAGTAATTGTGCTTGCTCTTGGAGCGGGTGGCATAGCAACCATGTGGGAAGCGGTGTTTGCTGATGTGGGAGTGGCTTTGCTGGCGATATTGAATGCAGTGAGAATTCAGAAAATGAAATTCTAATATTAACCATATAAAAAAACAGATGAAAACACTTAAAACACTGTCAGCGATTATGATTGTAATTTTAGCAATTACATCTTGTAAAAAAGAAGGAACAGGAGGCACAGCATCCATCACCGGAATCGCAAAACATCACTCCAAGCCAATACCCAACGCGGTAATCTACATTAAATATGGAGCTAAAGAATCTGCGGGAACAAACCCCGCCAACTACGATGCAAGCGTAACAGCAGATGGAAATGCAAAGTATGAATTTACGGGACTAAACAAAGGGAATTATTATTTGTATGGAATTGGTTACGATAGCTCTATTACAAATACTGTTACGGGTGGTGTTCCCGCTGAAATAAAAAAGAAATCCGAGATAGTTCAGATGGATGTACCCATAACCGAATAAATAAATTAACATGAAAAAAGAAATAGCAAAATTTTTATGCGGCTTAACCGCATGGGAATCTATCGTTCATTTGTCATTTGGGTTGAGCGGAAATTTACCGTTCACCATTTTTGGAATCACCTTAACTCCGGCAATAAATACCATGCAAATTATTATTCCTGCAATAATATCCTTTTTGTTGGGGTACTATGCTTGGCGCAAAAACAGAAACTAAAAATCTACAAAATGAAAAGCCAAATTTTACTCATTGGATTTTGCGTGACAATGTTCTGTAAAATCCTTCCCTTAAAGGCGCAGCAATTATTCCAGAGCAATCAACTCTATGAAATTGCGAATACCGAAAATAAAGCAAACGCTTTTAAGATAAATCCTACTCCGCAGAATTTGATTACGGATTACAAAATCAACTATCATCTCTGTCGTTGGCAAGTTGACCCGGCAATAAATTACATAAAGGGAGCAATCACAACTTATTTCAATCCGCAGGCAGCTGGGTTTGACACTATTCTTTTCAACATGAGCGATTCATTGGTTGTAGATTCGATAAAATACCACAGTAGTTCCCTTTCATTTTCTCAATCTGCCAATGTACTTTCCATTCCGCTTCCTTCCACAGTAGGAATAAATGTGCAGGATTCCATAACCGTTTTTTATCAGGGCATTCCTCCAAGCACAGGGTTTGGTTCATTTGTAACAAACAATCACAACGGCACCCCTATACTCTGGACACTATCTGAACCTTACGGAGCAAGCGACTGGTGGCCCTGCAAAAATGGCTTGACCGATAAAATTGATTCCATTGATATTATCATCACTACTCCTTCCCTGTATCGCGCTGCAAGTAATGGAGTATTGGTGAGTGAAATGCTAAATGGACCCGATAAGATTTACCAATGGAAACACCGTTACCCGATTGCAACTTATTTAGTTTGCATGGCAGTTACAAACTATGTCCAATACACTCATGTTGTTCCTTTCGGCACTTCAAATACTACTGTCCTGAATTATGTATATCCTGAAGATTCTGCTGCCGTTGTAAATCAAACCCCCGTCATTATACCGATTATGCAGTTGTTCGATACACTATTCGGAGTATATCCCTTTGTTGATGAAAAATACGGTCACTGTCAGAATGGCTGGGGCGGAGCAATGGAACACCAGACATTCACTTTCACCGGGGCATTCGGCTTTGAGCTTTTGGCGCATGAACTCGCCCATCATTGGTTCGGAAATAAAATCACCTGCGGCTCATGGGAAGATATTTGGCTCAATGAAGGGTTTGCAACCTACCTGTCAGGGCTATGCTACGAACATATTGCTCCTGCATGGTGGATGGCATTCAAAAGCGGAAGGATAAATAACATCACCAGTTTACCCGATGGTTCTGTATGGTGCGATGATACAACCGATGTGAACAGAATTTTCAGTGGTCGGCTCACCTATGCCAAAGGCGGAATGATTCTTCATCAGTTGAGATGGGTGATTGGCGACAGTGCATTTTTTGCAGGCATGAATAATTACCTGAACGATACGACTCTCGCATACAATTTTGCTTATACTCCGAACTTTAAGGCGCACATGGAAGCAGCAAGTGGACAAAACCTCACATGGTATTTTAGCGATTGGTATTGGGGGCAGGGATTTCCTTCCTATCAAATCCAATGGTCGCAAGTCGGTAATATCATTACGCTTACCGTCAACCAAACGCAATCCCATCTATCTGTGTCATTTTTTGAATTGTCGCTTCCGATTCAATTAAAAAACCAAACACAGGATACCATTGTCCGGCTGAATCATACTTTTTCGGGGGAAACCTTCACCCTCAATATTCCGTTCACAGTTGATTCCATAAAATTAGACCCCGACCTATGGCTCATTTCAGCCAACAATACGATAACATCGGTAAATGAAAATGAATTTTTGAACAACATTTCTATTTACCCAAATCCCACAAATAGTTATTTGCAAATCAAATTGTCTCTACCTCAAGACAAAATGCTCATACAGTTTTTTGATGAGACAGGGAAGAAAGTAAAAGAAGTTAACGCAGACAGAAAAGGAGAATTAACTATAAATATTGAAGACCTCTGTTGCGGAGTCTATTTTATTCGATTTTCTGGTGAGAATAAAACATTTACAAGAAGAATTGTTATTGAATAATCGAGGATAACATTGAGACTTTATTCGCTCGCGGATTGTGGAACCGCGTGGGACTGTATTAAGGAGCTTTTAGGCGGCTTTCAGGGTTAAGCACTTGATTTCCATAGGTCGTATGGTCAAAAACCATTAGAATGGCTTTTTTGTACCTTTGGGCTGTCAAAAATAGGTTCGTCTAAGTTGTTTTCTATAAACTCAATTATTAACTCTAAATCTTGGGGATTCAGGTTCGAAGTGTGAACCTCCTTTCCCGCAAAGATTTTTTCGATTGAAAAGATCAGTCGCCCTCACCGGGTCTACGCCTCAGGTATCTCATCTGATAGCCTGCACTGAAGCTTAAATACCTTTTTACGCAGCCCTTAACGATTCTCATTGTCTATCAATA harbors:
- a CDS encoding T9SS type A sorting domain-containing protein, producing MKSQILLIGFCVTMFCKILPLKAQQLFQSNQLYEIANTENKANAFKINPTPQNLITDYKINYHLCRWQVDPAINYIKGAITTYFNPQAAGFDTILFNMSDSLVVDSIKYHSSSLSFSQSANVLSIPLPSTVGINVQDSITVFYQGIPPSTGFGSFVTNNHNGTPILWTLSEPYGASDWWPCKNGLTDKIDSIDIIITTPSLYRAASNGVLVSEMLNGPDKIYQWKHRYPIATYLVCMAVTNYVQYTHVVPFGTSNTTVLNYVYPEDSAAVVNQTPVIIPIMQLFDTLFGVYPFVDEKYGHCQNGWGGAMEHQTFTFTGAFGFELLAHELAHHWFGNKITCGSWEDIWLNEGFATYLSGLCYEHIAPAWWMAFKSGRINNITSLPDGSVWCDDTTDVNRIFSGRLTYAKGGMILHQLRWVIGDSAFFAGMNNYLNDTTLAYNFAYTPNFKAHMEAASGQNLTWYFSDWYWGQGFPSYQIQWSQVGNIITLTVNQTQSHLSVSFFELSLPIQLKNQTQDTIVRLNHTFSGETFTLNIPFTVDSIKLDPDLWLISANNTITSVNENEFLNNISIYPNPTNSYLQIKLSLPQDKMLIQFFDETGKKVKEVNADRKGELTINIEDLCCGVYFIRFSGENKTFTRRIVIE
- a CDS encoding efflux RND transporter periplasmic adaptor subunit, yielding MKKYIILSLASLALLFSSCGNSSSSEHESEGEHHEEHENSNVATLTPAQMKSIGMELGVIEKKQLTASLKANGILKVPNQNKANATALLGGVIKSILVQTGNTISKGQVIATIANTSFISMQEEFLTISAKTVLAETEFTRQKELQQGNATALKTLQTAEAELKALKAQKSSLQKQLELVGINTENLSAENMQSVINITSPISGSVSNVIVNIGSFVDANTPIAEIVDNTQLHLDLYVYEKDLSKLSAGQTIHFTLTNNPGKEYDAKIYAISNTFEQNTKAIAVHATVEGDKSGLIDGMSITALVSLENATVDAVPTDAIVNFQGQDYIFVVTDKHTEEEHHKEGDGENHDEHGHKHDSDEKKDSTQVDEGEISFERIPVKKGTTDVGYSEITLLKEIPANSKVVVNGAFFILAKMNNKGEGHAH
- the cadA gene encoding cadmium-translocating P-type ATPase, with the translated sequence MINTDPNHKHTYNAQGKMICCTLEEKINAKTEHTHEGHDHGTAKSMVWKEYLPAVVSFILLTAGIILDNFIKPYFFQNKIPLIWYLIAYIPVGFPVMRDAVKAIAKGEFFTEFLLMSIATIGAFFIGEYPEGVAVMLFYAVGELVQSAAVNRAKRSIKALLDIRPDKATVLRNDTLTEVSPETVKVGEIIQIKAGEKAALDGIMQSAGSSFNTAALTGESKPDTIRQGETVLAGMINLEKVVEIKVSKVFSESSLARILELVQNAAQRKAPTEQFIRKFAKIYTPIVVFLAIGLTFLPYLFVSEYIFNDWLYRALIFLVISCPCALVISIPLGYFGGIGAASRNGILFKGSNYLDLITKVNTLVADKTGTLTKGVFKVQKVAVANDFDEKKFVYLTAALESKSSHPIAKAITEYAGEDYKKISVQDIEEIAGHGLKGKADGMEILAGNHKLLDKFNILYTLNPKNIVDTIVMVAINGQYKGFITVADELKEDAKKAIDDLHHIGVSNVIVLSGDKNSVTQKIASQLNIDTAFGELLPEQKVAKVEELKQDKSRIIAFAGDGINDAPVLALSDVGIAMGALGSDAAIETADVVIQTDEPSKIATAIKIGKATNKIVWQNIGLAFGVKVIVLALGAGGIATMWEAVFADVGVALLAILNAVRIQKMKF